In one Arthrobacter jinronghuae genomic region, the following are encoded:
- a CDS encoding leucyl aminopeptidase family protein, whose product MQLPPKPSDRTGSAPASPYVTATLPGVTALAALNARTGKAESGSGLHPVPAEGVDVLAVAMTPAPAGSGPEDADEAVNPVPQPRRGAVEAALRYGADIADRARSAKVTGRAGEILVIEPPRDAADLPGKLIYVGAGDESEPALRRAGAALARATMGAKRVRGSVVDGLKPSAQEAFLEGFLLGGYRPPRAGITEPPAPIAAHLELTGLDAAAAERATVTAQAVWMARDLTNTPAETATPDWMAEQARAIAGRSGLTVRVRGEFELRAEGFGGLLAVGGGSEHPPRLVEATYQPDGGDVPHVVLVGKGITFDSGGISLKPRDAMMTMKTDMAGAAAVLAVAEAAAALKLPVKVTVVLALAENAIGAASYRPADVVTTYNGTTVEVGNTDAEGRMVLADAMAYAAAELAPDVLVDVATLTGAAALGLGMHHAALFGNAPGLLTRLEAAGKASGDAVWQLPLVAEYGFVLDSDIADVSHIAPVQAKFGAGAIVAALFLEKFTGGVPWAHIDIAGPARANKDSRELTKGATGFGVRLLLSYLAGLGRTA is encoded by the coding sequence ATGCAGCTGCCTCCGAAGCCATCAGACCGGACCGGATCCGCTCCGGCGTCGCCTTACGTCACCGCAACGCTGCCGGGAGTCACTGCCCTGGCCGCGTTGAATGCACGGACTGGAAAGGCGGAGTCGGGAAGCGGACTGCATCCGGTCCCGGCTGAAGGCGTCGACGTCCTGGCAGTGGCCATGACCCCTGCGCCGGCCGGCTCCGGTCCCGAAGACGCCGACGAGGCAGTAAACCCGGTTCCCCAGCCGCGGCGCGGCGCCGTCGAAGCGGCGCTGCGGTACGGCGCCGACATCGCCGACCGGGCACGCAGCGCGAAAGTTACCGGCAGGGCAGGGGAGATCCTTGTGATCGAGCCGCCCCGCGATGCTGCGGACCTGCCCGGAAAACTGATTTACGTGGGTGCCGGCGACGAGTCGGAGCCTGCCCTGCGGCGTGCCGGTGCCGCGTTGGCCCGTGCCACCATGGGCGCCAAGCGGGTACGCGGAAGCGTGGTGGACGGGCTGAAACCGTCCGCGCAGGAAGCTTTCCTTGAGGGCTTCCTGCTCGGCGGTTACCGGCCGCCGCGTGCGGGTATCACCGAACCGCCGGCACCGATTGCGGCACACCTTGAACTGACCGGACTGGATGCTGCCGCAGCCGAACGTGCCACGGTTACCGCACAGGCAGTGTGGATGGCCCGCGACCTGACCAACACGCCGGCCGAGACGGCTACGCCGGACTGGATGGCGGAGCAGGCACGGGCGATTGCCGGGCGCAGCGGGCTCACGGTTCGGGTCCGCGGCGAGTTCGAGCTGCGCGCCGAAGGATTCGGCGGGCTGCTGGCAGTAGGCGGCGGATCCGAGCATCCGCCGCGGCTGGTCGAGGCCACCTACCAGCCCGACGGCGGGGACGTGCCGCACGTTGTCCTGGTGGGCAAGGGCATTACGTTCGATTCCGGTGGAATCTCGCTTAAGCCGCGGGATGCCATGATGACCATGAAGACGGACATGGCCGGTGCGGCAGCGGTCCTGGCCGTGGCCGAGGCTGCAGCCGCGTTGAAGCTGCCCGTAAAGGTCACCGTGGTGCTGGCTTTGGCTGAGAACGCCATCGGTGCAGCCTCCTACCGGCCTGCCGACGTCGTGACCACCTACAACGGGACCACTGTCGAAGTGGGCAACACCGATGCCGAGGGCCGGATGGTCCTGGCCGATGCGATGGCCTATGCCGCCGCCGAGCTGGCCCCGGACGTGCTGGTGGACGTCGCCACCCTTACCGGTGCGGCGGCCCTGGGACTCGGCATGCACCACGCAGCGCTGTTCGGCAACGCGCCGGGGCTGCTCACCCGGTTGGAGGCGGCAGGGAAGGCCTCCGGCGACGCCGTGTGGCAGCTGCCGCTGGTGGCGGAGTACGGCTTTGTGCTGGACTCCGACATTGCCGACGTTTCCCACATTGCGCCGGTGCAGGCAAAATTCGGCGCCGGTGCGATTGTTGCCGCCCTGTTCCTGGAGAAATTCACCGGCGGCGTCCCGTGGGCACATATCGACATCGCCGGACCTGCACGTGCCAACAAGGACAGCCGGGAACTCACCAAGGGAGCGACGGGCTTCGGCGTGCGTCTGCTGCTGTCCTATCTTGCCGGCTTGGGCCGGACCGCCTGA
- a CDS encoding DUF3117 domain-containing protein, with the protein MAAMKPRTGDGPMEVTKEGRSLILRVPIDGGGRLVVELNVEEAGKLKDCLLGVTG; encoded by the coding sequence ATGGCTGCGATGAAACCAAGGACGGGCGACGGTCCCATGGAGGTTACAAAGGAGGGGCGCAGCCTCATCTTGAGGGTGCCGATAGACGGCGGCGGACGCCTGGTGGTTGAGCTGAATGTGGAAGAAGCAGGCAAGCTGAAAGACTGCCTTCTGGGCGTTACGGGCTAG
- a CDS encoding DNA-3-methyladenine glycosylase I: protein MTAVLGADGRLRCGWALASEDYQHYHDTEWGRAVEGEAALFERLSLEAFQSGLSWITILRKREAFRAAFAGFDPEAVAAFDDADRARLMSDAGIVRNAAKIDAVINNARALVKLPENEGLGSLLDRYRAPADRPAPQTLAEVPSATTESAALAKELKKRGFRFVGPITAYAMMQATGYVNDHLDSCWVRHGN from the coding sequence TTGACTGCCGTGCTGGGCGCGGACGGGCGGCTGCGCTGCGGCTGGGCGCTGGCCAGCGAGGACTACCAGCACTATCACGACACGGAATGGGGGCGTGCCGTGGAGGGCGAGGCTGCCCTCTTCGAGCGCCTGAGCCTGGAAGCCTTCCAATCCGGCCTCAGCTGGATCACCATCCTGCGCAAGCGTGAGGCGTTCCGCGCCGCGTTCGCCGGTTTCGACCCGGAGGCGGTGGCGGCCTTTGACGACGCCGACCGGGCGCGGCTGATGTCCGATGCCGGCATTGTGCGAAACGCCGCCAAAATCGATGCGGTGATCAACAACGCCCGTGCACTGGTGAAGCTGCCGGAGAATGAAGGCCTCGGCAGCCTGCTGGACCGGTACCGCGCTCCGGCCGACCGGCCCGCGCCGCAGACACTGGCCGAGGTCCCGTCCGCTACGACGGAGTCCGCCGCGCTGGCCAAGGAGCTGAAAAAACGGGGCTTCCGGTTTGTCGGGCCCATCACCGCCTACGCGATGATGCAGGCGACCGGCTACGTCAATGACCACCTCGACTCCTGCTGGGTGCGCCATGGAAACTGA